In Bacteroidota bacterium, the genomic window CACTAAAAGCTACGAACATATCATTGACCCTTTTATTGAAATTCATGAAGTAACACGCAATGCAACATTGCTATCTGAATTTACAACGCCAAAAATATGTTTACCCAAATTATATCCTTCGGAAAAAGATTTTGAAAAAACAAAAATCTATAAAACAAAGAAATACATTTGCATTGCTCCTGCTTCCATTTGGTTTACCAAGCAATTTCCAATAAAGAAATGGATAGAATTTATAAATAAAATTGAACAAGATATTAATGTCTATTTGCTTGGCAGTAAATCCGATACTGTGTTTTGCAACCAAATAATTTTAAGGACTGAAAAAAATAATGTCATCAATCTTTCGGGAAGGTTAAGCATACTTGAATCTGCCGCTTTA contains:
- a CDS encoding glycosyltransferase family 9 protein: TKSYEHIIDPFIEIHEVTRNATLLSEFTTPKICLPKLYPSEKDFEKTKIYKTKKYICIAPASIWFTKQFPIKKWIEFINKIEQDINVYLLGSKSDTVFCNQIILRTEKNNVINLSGRLSILESAALIKDATMNYVNDSAPLHIASAMNANTSAIFCSTVPGFGFGPLADNSNIIEVKEKLKCRPCGIHGKKECPEKHFKCAMDIDVDKMVDVLGN